A window of Candidatus Nitrospira allomarina genomic DNA:
GGAAAACTATGACTTCTTATGTCAAAAGAATTTTATTGGTCGCGTGCTTTTCAGGATCACTCTTCGGTGCCCTGGGATGTGAACAAGAAGGTCCTGCGGAACGAGCAGGCGAAAGCGTCGATGAATCCATGGAGCAAGCGGGAGAAAAGATGGAACAGGCCGGAGAAAATATACAGGATTCGGCCAATTAAAAATCCCACATCAACAGATGAGGAAATTATTGTCTCCATTTTTCCTCATGTGAAAGTAGTTTTGTCCATTGTATGAAGCGGCTTAAAAGGGCAACACTGAATGATGAATTGGTTATTGCGTTTGGAAAAAGGGATTTTGTAATCGGAATTCTGGAGTTAATTCCTATGACCCTGACGGAAAGGAGAAATGATGACCACCGCCAATGCTAAAAAATGTGCTCACCCTGGCTGTTCATGCGAAGCCCCTCCGGGGAAGGAATTTTGTTCCGAAAAATGCTCATCATCCCAACCGTCGAAGGGCGGAAAATGTCAGTGCGGACATTCCGGATGTGGGCACGGAGGGTAACGGCATAAATGCTCAAAGGACGGACGTTGGTCGTTGTTCTTTGGGGTACAGCGGAAATTCCACATGAAGGAGGCGAACATGAATGCTCCCAAGTTTCATTTGCAGTGGTTTCCGAATGTAAAAATTATCATGCCATTGGTTGTTCTACTGGGGATTACAGGATTCGCTTTTGGTAGCGATCTCACTGGCCATGTTCCCGAAAGTGACCGTTCGGCGACAACTCAAATACAGAAAGATGGTCAATTAGATGAAGGTCATCGCATTATTCAAGGGGTGGTAGAAGAAGTGAACGAAAATACGTTACGGGTGGATGCGGGTGAGGCTGGAGAGTTAGCCCCGCGATACCTGAATTTGGCTAATTCCGAGAAGAAAGATGATTTCAAAATAGGTGATACGGTTCTGATAGAAATTAACGCCCAAAATAAGGTGGTAAATTATCAACAGCTTTCCAAAGATGGAGCGAAGGAGTAACTTGCCATTAAGGATCTGCAGCTCGAAACGGGGAATGTTCAGCCATCAACAGATGGCAGATGAGTCGTTCCCGATAAACAACCCATTCCGCCCTTTTCGGAAGGGAACAAAGGAGAATTACGTATGTTAAGTTGGGCCATTACATTTTTAGTCATTGCTCTCATTGCAGGAGTGGTCGGCTTAACTGGGGTAGCCGGTACAGCGACCAATATTGCCTGGGTGTTATTTGTCGTATTTCTGATAATTTTTGCCTTGAGCTTTATTACGGGGAAAAGACCTCCGGCCTAGCCGGAGGATTGAAAAGGTCACACCCGTCATAAATGGGGAAACGGCTCATAAGGTAAATTGAGTGTGGGCTGTGGCGGCACGATTGCATTTGGCTGGAGACTTATACACCTAAAGTAACATTGAGCCCCAAGCCAGGGAATTGTGGGTTTTAACATGATCATGGTCATTACCCCTGACGAGGTCTTTCGAACCGCAATGGTCCTCCACTTTCAGGAAAAGGACTTTCCTCTTTCTATACCGGAGAATAGGCATGATGTGACTTCACTCGTGGAGAAACAGGCTCCTGAAGTCATAGTTCTGGATCTGTCCATTGCCGATCCCAATGGGCAGACCCTCCTGAAAGATCTGCGTGCCATAGGGTATGGCGGAAAAATTGTCGTTATTAGTGGACCCTCCAATCGTCCATTAATGGTCAACATGCATCATCAGAAGGTCGATCAAGTCATGAGGAGAACTCCAACTGATCCTATCGGCCCTTTTATCGATCAACTGGAAAGCATAATCCGAGTGATGTTCCGTGAGGAAATATCCAAAAAGCCCTCACTAGAGTGAACGGTTTGTCAACGTGGGATAAATTGGGAGGACCGGTTTAAAACGAAAAAGGAAATAGCAGAAGACCCCACGGGCAGTTCGTCCATAAATGGTCCGGAATAATAAGGCAATGGAATCAGGTGGATAGGCACCTCGTATCTTTTCACAATTGATGACGGACGAGAAAAGGATTCAGTGTTATGACCAGGCCAATTTGGAAAGGGCACATCACCTTTGGTCTTGTCACAATTCCTGTTGTCGTTCATTCAGCGGAAAAACAATTTGACTTGCATTTCCGGTTGTTGGATAGCCGGAATCAGGCCAGAGTCCGGTATGAACGTGTGAAC
This region includes:
- a CDS encoding DUF1328 domain-containing protein gives rise to the protein MLSWAITFLVIALIAGVVGLTGVAGTATNIAWVLFVVFLIIFALSFITGKRPPA
- a CDS encoding response regulator, coding for MIMVITPDEVFRTAMVLHFQEKDFPLSIPENRHDVTSLVEKQAPEVIVLDLSIADPNGQTLLKDLRAIGYGGKIVVISGPSNRPLMVNMHHQKVDQVMRRTPTDPIGPFIDQLESIIRVMFREEISKKPSLE